Part of the Zea mays cultivar B73 chromosome 4, Zm-B73-REFERENCE-NAM-5.0, whole genome shotgun sequence genome is shown below.
TACATTATTTATATAATATGGTTTAAAATAGAAGATGAGATAAGAAATGTAATAGGATAGTTGCTAGAGACAGTCTAAGAGCATATACAAATTGGAAACTCGATCAGATTTTCAAATACAAAAGCTACGAGACTCCATGATATAATACCAAGCATTTAGATCTTAAATACAGATAAGACAATATGTATGAAGAGTTATATAGAGACAACTTTTTAGGGCCTTTGATTTGTTTTCTAAGCATAAGAGACAcataaaaaatatattatacaatGTAATGTCTTTAAAATCAGTCACGTAATAAATACAGTTGAGATACATATGTATGAAGAGAGCTCGTCTTTTTTTCATTTTAACACCTAGAAATTTCTCAATATACGAGATATTAAATGAGGTTGTATATGTCCTATATTTTTTAACTGATATATTAGAGACCTCATATTTAAATAGGGATGTGCATGGCCCAACCGCCACCATCCAACACCAACTCACCCCCTGCAACAGCACTTAACTACAAAGCTGGAAAATAAGCTCTAGGCTGAGCTGATCTAGTTTTTCGAGCTTATTCTGGCTCGCGAGGTACACCAAATTAATCAAcctacataataataataataaatattagATAATTTTATAGATATATATCACGTTTTCTTAGATTTAATAATGAATATATTATagtttataatttagattattcgTAAGGTTGAATAATGATACTATATTTCATATTTATAAATTATTAATTTACTATATTTATCCAGCCATGTCGGAGCTTATTCAACGAGCTCAAACGAGCCTAGCTCAATTAACTAGTGACCTACACCGGACAACGACCGCTATACAAGCAGTCCTTATTTGCAAACATGCAAACAAACTATCTGGTCCATTAGATTACGATCCAACCACAGATACAACTATGGTTTGTTAGGgtttttttataaagattattgagctGGTGATGGAAGAGTTTAAGTGTTAACTGTAACCTACAGTTGGATCACGATCTAATGAAACAGATAGTTTATTTGTACGCTTGCAAAGAATGACTGCTTGCATAACGTTCGTTGCACCTGCACCGAGCCTCGTTTCGTTTGTAGCCCTAGCCGCACAAGAGAATCGGCCGGGAGAAAAATGTTGATAGCCATCACCGCCCGATCAGAGAGAACGAATCGACGAAGGAATCGAGCAGCTACTGTTGGACGATCAGATACGGGAAGCAGTCAATCTCGTGGATCCGGCCACGGGGATCTTCGACAAGGTGCCAACGCTTGACGTAGATCTGCTCGACTCACGCCCGCTCCAGCTCCGCCAGCGCCTCTGCCAGGTGCGCCCACGTCGGCGGCGGCGAGGCGCGTCGTAGGAGTGGCACGGCACGGCACCTGGGACGCGGAGGCTGGGGTAGGGGCGCAACGCTAGGCTGTTTTCTGCGAGCGAGAGAAGCCGACAGGCGAGGGAGAGAGGGACTGAGGGGGAGACAGGGATAGAACAGAGGTAAAATGTCAAAAGTTAGGGTGAAAAAAGATTAAAAGTCAATTTAAATTTAAAAATGTCAATATAGCATGAAAGAACCGTTCAATAAAAGTACCGAGGTCGACAATTTTAATAACATTTATTAAGCGAAATTTATCTGAGAGCAAAATCCCAATTTTCTCGGGCAGTTGTATCTTTGGTGCGACTGGATTAGTTTCCAGATTTCGGAGAAACACCCAAGAAGACAAATTCATGGACCTAGGAAATGGCAGCTATATCTTTGTTATGTAATGACATGACAAACTGATATGGTACATGGTATCAAATGTCATCTCTCCTGTATGCCACAGCGAGGCCCGAAAAACGGCAACCTACGGAGCCGCGCGGCAAAGCCCTCGTTGAAATCCTTCTCATTTAAAAAAAACATACTCcatccgtttctttttagttgtcgttgGATAGTACAAAATTAaattatccagcgacaactaaaaagaaacagaGAAAATATATAATATGATATAGCCAACAGGTTACATGTAAGCGGCGACAGAAACAAGGCATACATACACGGCCAATCATAAGAAACTGGAAATAGCAGATGCAACCCTGGTAGTGTCATGCAAGGATGGGTACATTACTGTCCTCTCCGTACTAACATTGTGTTTAAAACATTGAAACACGCCCGTGAATAGAAGTTCTACACTAAGTAGTAACCTAACTACTATCAATCCAGACAGAACAGAGCAATCTGACCAAACCACCGACTTCATGCTCTCACCTAACAGTGACAATGTCATCAATCTTCAAGATCATCCTGACACACTCGCAGGCCAGCGTAATGGCACTTGTGCTCACCAGCAAAGGCTGCACGACATTCTCCTCCAAGATGTTTGTGATCTGCCCTTTCCTGACGTTGATGCCAGCGTTCTTCTCACCTCTGGCGTGACGATTCCTGAGTTCGGTGACAATGGAGATTGGGTTGAGCCCAGCATTCTCAGCCAGTGTGTAAGGGATGACCTCAAGTGCGTCAGCAAACTCCTTAATGCAGTAACTCTCCATCCCTCGAAGCTCCTTTGCCCAAGCAGCCAGCTGCATTGACATCTCTATTTCTGGAGCACCACCACCAGCAATCAAAAACCTCTTGTTGACCAAGCACCTGAAGCAACAAAAGCAGTATAACATAAAACTCCTTTTTTACTTGGTTTAAGGAAATATAGACAGCATTACTAATGCAAATGTTTATGTGGGGGGCATTTTAAAAGGAATGTAATGTGTATTTACGCCCAGCTACATTGTTATGAAATTTATAACAGGCATTACAGCGATCATACCATGAAAATTGCCTTACTAATAAATGAGGAAGGCAAGCCAATGATCATAACATCTTCAACATGTACTAAATCAAAGTCAAGAAATGAGCAGACAAACTCAAAGCATTCAAGCAAGGACAACCATCAAAACACTGTACAGACTCCAGAACGACAGTGTACAATATCACACTTCCAAGCCTACTTTTCCATGAACTAGGTAAAGGGGTCCACAGATTGTTTAGTAGCATAAAAGGACAATGCAAAACAAATGTAATCATTCTGCTAATGCAAATCAAGTCCCGATAGCCCTGTATTTCAGCTCGTGTGGATTGAGCAATAAACTACAGGAGTCTCAATGTCTATATAGAGCTAGGGCTCAATCACGCAAAAAAAATGTACAGTTCAACAAAGGATCCAGCTTCCTAGTCCATGGACTAGAAAACACCAAACATTTTGTCATTAGGCCAAATTGTGATCATACTAGACCAAAGGGCAGACCCAGTGCCAAAGGATCCCACATGAGGCCTTATTCGTTTAAGCCGTTCCCGACGGGGTTCGGGCCGATTTCCCCCTGGATCAACCCGGTCTGGAAAGATCTCGGCCCACAACAAAACAATTGTTCGTTTCACCCCGCCCGGGCGTCGACCCCAGTCCGCCCCAGCTGTTCTCAGCCCAACCCTCGCCGGGAAATCTCCCTCGTCTCATGGTAGTGGAACGAAACCATGACAAGTGAGCGTGCGAGCCCTACGACACAGCCGCGCAACGACGCGAggtggcggcggtggcggcggctacACGGTCGACGGAGGCGGCTACGACACAGATCCGTGCAATCGAACGAAACCACGACACGTGAGCGCTACGACGCGGAGACGTGCGACGGCGTGAGGTGGCGGCGGCAGCTACGACGGTCCAGGGACGCGGCTACGACACGGATCCGTGCAATCCCTTTGGTGCCTGTTTCTCGCTGGTACTCACATCCTCCTCTAACTCCTTTCTTTCTACCACGCACTAGAAATCTTGGTGCTAGGGTTCTTAAGTCGATGCAGAAATCTATTTTTTTGGGCGTTCAGTTCTCGGTTCGTTGTGTTCTTGGGTTCTTGAGTCGATGCGGAAATCTTGCCACGCCGACAAGTCCGGTCTGCCACTTCCTGCTGCAGGACCACACCGTCTGGACTCGCAGCGGCAGAGTCGGCTGGATGGCATCCGTTTGCTGAATATCAAGCTTGGCTGGATGGCCTTCATTTCCGGTATTTGATACTAAACATAAACAAGCTTATGTTTCCACCTTATGAGCTGACCTCCGTTAGCTAGATGGCCTACGTTTAAAATACTGAACATAAACAACCTTATGAGCTGGCCTCCGCTTGATAATAATTGCCAATGAGTAGGCTGAATGGCCTCCGTTTGCCTTGAAGCTTGTTTGTGTTCATTATCAAATTCGTATGCAATTCTTATTTGATTTCATTACTATGTTCAGTATCACGAGCTTGCTTATGTTTCCAGTATTTGATGCTTTTATGGATGGTGTAGGGGTAGCCAGCCAAGCCAGTACCAGTCACCTGTTTAAAATAAGTTGTATAGTTTTAAATAAACAGACAAACATGTTTTAAATAAACATACAATCTGTTGTATCAGCCAAGCCAGTATCAGTATTTGATGCACTGAGAGCAGTAACTGAATTTAGAGGTTACTGCTTTCAGCCTAAACGAACCTCCATTGATCCCATAGCAGACTACGTAGCCATCTAAATTCAGTCACCTATTATGCCATGACAAATGAGCTACACTTAGTTCATTCCATAGCACGACAGCACTACCATTACAATACTTTATATGTTTCCTCTTTTGTTTATTATTATTGGGCTCTCATTTCTTCTCCCAGATTTCGTTTATTCTATTAGATGTATCTAATAAATAACAAAAATTGTTTAATGTTTCGATTCAGAGTACATATCTTTACTTGTACTTGTCTAGATGTATTTCTAACAAAAACCTATTATATTTCTAGATTATCCCTGCACCAGTTCGAGTTGGAGAAGACGAACTTCCACCGTCTTGGGACCCTATACTCTCTCCTTTAGGTACTTGTTATATCCTAAATGTTCTCTATTACATCATGTTCTGTTTTTGTTGGTATTTATTTTCTGTTATAATTTTTTTTTTAGTTACCAATTGATGTGGCACTAAGAAATCACCTTAGAAAGAGaagagatgatgatgatgatgatgatgatgatgatatgatATTGTTTTCCCCTATGCTACATATATTGGGCTCTAGTTCAAACATAGCAACGGAAAAGAAGTGAAGGCATACATCAAAGTTAAGTGGTGAAGAACATGTCGAGTTGCTTTAAGGTCATTTGAACAACTGTCGGGTAGCGTTCAAGATGGAGCCTGAAATTTTCAAATTGTTGGCAAGTTTTTTTTTGCTCTACATTGAGTCATGTGGCATATACTAAATTGTAAAGGTGGTTCTACCATGAGGTACTTGTTTTAGTCATTATGTTCATTGTTTTTAAACCAATAAATTGAATATTCTCCTTGTTTAAATAGCTTATAGTTGCTTACATGTATTTACAATGGCATTTTTCTTTTTATGATAGTTCCCGACTTCCAAGTATCCAGTCATGCATGAAGCAGCTCCAATCTTTAGAGGAAGAATGTCTTCTCAATGGTTTTTATGTACTTGTTCTGTCAAAGAGTGAATCGTTATCTAAATCTATGATGTCGTCATGTTCAGTACACTGGCGATGTAGTATTTTGCAACTTATTAGTGTTAACAGACCATGAGATTATTGTGCTGGTTGTTTGAAAAGGCATTGCACATGACCATGAGATTATATGCGGTAGTTGTAGTCCTAATAGACACCTAAAATTGCACTATACAAACGGTTGGTTCCAACCAGCAAGCTTCCACGACAAATCTACTGTTTAAAGAAGGGACAACTGAGGCTAAAGATACCAAAACGCTCCATGAAGCTGAAGGTGCAATCTTGGTTCAGTTAGTGCCGCTTGTTTAAAGTATTTTCTCTATCACTGGATTAACCGAACAGCATTTTAGTGCCAGGGATTATAATCCGAAGGGGATTATACCCCCAAGGGGTTTAAGTGACATGAGGGGATTAACTTAATCCCTCTCTGGAATAAATTCCTCTCTGGATTGTTTCCCGGTGAACCGAACATGGCCTGAGTGGGTTATGGGATTGGAATAAACCAAGGCAAGCCACAAGCCCCCCTAAGGGCTAtgtttggatactctagtattCATCCGAATACACATGGATTAAAAGGGGTTgaggtgtaaattagtttaatttaCACCCCAATCCCCCTCAACCCATATGTATTGGGATGAATACTAGAGcatccaaacaagccctaaaaTACAGAGAGGCTGCTTCGAAACTGCGAACTAGTGATTCAGTAAGACAGCTCTCACTACTCCACCAAGCCTCACCATGCACGGACTTGTGCTAACAAGCACTGCTTACCCCAGGCAGGCATCACACAACTTTTTCTTCAGAAGAAGCCAGGGGCCCACCATTCATAAATAGCTCTCACGTAAAATAAAAAACATGAATTCCTCTAGAACACAAAATATCTTTCTACACTACTTAAAAAGAATGTAATTTTCCTCCATTCGGCTTTGACCGCCCCTGTTTCTTCCAGGCAGGCTCATTTACCAGGCAGGCGGGCAGGCAAGTAGCAGAGGAAGATGGCCGCCGCCGGGACACAGGGACACCAGGTCCGCGGCCGCTGGGATGTAAGGGCACCAGGTCCACCCAGCACCCCCGCTCAGAAGCCAGGACTCTAGGTCCATCACCTTCTCTTTctgtctctccctctctctatgaaGTGTCGTCCCCCACGGTATATGCCTATGTGTGGTTGGTTTCCCTCTCAATGTGTATATATGCAGCCAATTCGCACCCGATCTACTGAGGCACGATCACTCCCACCAGATTTTGGCATGTTCCGCTCGATTACCCTCGGTACAACACCTCTTGCTTGATTCCCCATCCAGTTCCACATCCGGCGTCCGCCACAAGCTTCAAATTGCCAGTGTGACGCCTAATCACTTAAGGCGGACGTCATACGTCCGCAAGTCATGGCGACCCCGATGCCAAGGGCTCATAACACACCCTCGTCACCTAGGTGACACCTCATAAACCATGGCAGTAGCAAATATAATTAGTCTACAGATATTTATGCCTAACATTCAGACAACCCAGCATAGTTTAACATATCATATGGTTGATAATATAGATGAATATATCATTGATACTAACTAAAATAGTCATCACAGGATAACAGAACACCAATGTTGGTGATCAGTGTACTATATTCAAGACATGTTGCAGGTTTCTGTTTTATTACGTGTTACATTAATACAGATACATGGTAAAAAAATCCATAGAACCAAATTAAAATAACATACAAGTCTTCTTGCAACTTCGCTAATACAAGTCCTCTTCATCTGTGTATCCCCAATCTAATCCAACAAATTAAGCAACCATGGAGTTTTTTGTACTCCAATTTTAGAAGAATAGAATATGAAAAGATTTAATGCAATGAAAATAAACCCAGCAGAACATTCTTAATTGAAATTGGACAAAGTAGAGCTCATCAGTTGAACTTTGGATAGatttttcaaattcaaatctagTCCCAGTAACTAAAGCCATATAAAGAATTTGGTGAACATAAAGAATAAACAGAAAGATTTGGCCGAACATTAAACAACAAGAACATAAAACAGACTAGAATTCAGAAGCAATTATGAATATAGCAATGGAATATTTTCTCGACATAAGATAAACTGTACCTTATGACACAGAGGGCATCATGGAGACTACGTTCAGCTTCATCAATAACCAACTGGTTCGAGCCCCTGACAACTACAGTGGCGGTCCTACCCATGTCCCTGATACCAGTGATCTTCACAACCTTGCCCTCCCCAACAGAGATTTCCTCAACAACGTCTGCATACCCAAGCTTATCCGTGCGGAAGTGCTCAATGTTGGCAATGGGAAGACAGTTTAGGGTCTTGGTGATGAACTCCATCTCATCCCTCTCCACGTCCTTCACCACCAGAATCTTTGCCTTAGCAAGATAGTGCAGAGACAAGTCAGTGACCGCGTCGCGCAAGATGCTCTTCTGAATGAGCAAAACATTGCATCCAGCAGCTTTGATCTTCTTGACCATCCCGAGGATATAATTGCGCTCCTCACGTAGTATGCGGTCCATCTGTGCATAGTCCGATACAATGACACTCTGCTCAATGTCAGTCTTAGGTGGTGAGATTTGGAACTGTATGACAGCGATCTTGGCATTCTCTACCCGAGTTGGCCCCCCAGCAGCATGGCTAGCCTTCTTGTCAAAAATGAGGCCAGTGACAAGCTCAGTATCGTCCACGGTGCCACCAAGCTTCTTGATGATGCGGATGTCACGGAGGTCGAGAAGGTCAGGGTGAGCGGGATCCACCACGGAGAGGGCGgcgtcgacggcgaggggcgagaGAAGGGTGGAGTACTGGGAGACGACCTTAGAGTTGAGAGCAGTGGACGCGGACTTCACGAGGGATTCCCGGTCAGATAGCTCAATGGGGATGGCCATGCCGTGGAGGATCTCAACAGCGCGTGTCGCGAGGCGGTGGAGagcgtcggcggcggcggttgGGTGGGCCCCGGCGGAGAGGAGCGACTGGGCGCGGCGGAGGAGGGATCCAGCGAGGACGACAACAGTCGTGGTGCCGTCCCCAGCGGCGGCGTCCTGGGAGCGGGATAGCTCCGCGAGCATGCGCGCGGCGGGCTGGAGGAGCGCCATGCGGGAGAGGATGGTGGCACCGTCGTTGGTGATGATGACCTCCTGCGCCTGGTCGCCCGAACAGATCATCTTATCCATGCCACGGGGTCCCAGCGAGGTGCGCACGGCGTCAGCGACGGCGCGCGCTGCGGCGATATTGGCGCCGCGCACGTCATCGCGGCGCTTGGTGTCGGTGTAGGTCTCCGTCTTGCGGgatggcgcggcggcggcggcggcggcggccatggATCGAGGGGAGAGGAGATGTGAGAGGGCGGTGCTGTTTAGGGCTTGGTCAGATCAGTAGGGTGTACACTGTACAGTGTACTTCCACTTCAACGGAAGCCCTGTTGGGCACCGGGCACGCTCAGTGACGTGTCTAGTGTCTGGGCCAGAATCAAACAAGTGatgtagggcctgtttggttcagcatttttctgaccagcttttctgaaaatctggctgtgaggagaatctggctgtggagagaatctgagtatcattacgattacgtatggaggaagataaagttgttcatagggctcaggatctagaaagtgacggattcctactattacaatgactcaaccgattatatgtttatgttgattttggatggtttttacccccaacgaattttatagaagctggctgaaaagaagAACGTTTGGCAGTCcgtagcagcttttggtggccagaagctgtcaGAAGCCAAAACAAACAGGGCCGTAATGGGCCGACACGGCGCAGGGTTCGTGACGACACCGGCCCTCGCGGCAGCCGCATTATCTAAACTACCGCTACTCGGCCTGGCACATTTATCGGTGATTTGGCATCCGCAAATCACTTTCTTTTCAATCAGCACATTTATCGGTGATTCTCTAGGGactaggtcagtgcccgtgcgttgcaacggggccACTACATTACATCCTTCGAGTATAAGAGATTTGCCACTTGCAACGAGCTCCAATGTCTAGGAACAATTTAGAAGAGGTAAAAATTAGAAAGCGGAGTCCTTCAAAAGGGCGAGGCGAGGCGGAGCGCCGAGCGGCCTCGTGAACGCTCGCTCCTCCTTGAGACAACAACAAAGAAGGTTGATTTATGAGCAAACAAGTACACGTAATAACAAACTCTTTTTAAGTGTGTTATATAGATCTGGAAGTATGATATGTAATAATAATGACGATgacgatgatatcttgatatagaaAAATCCTCATTAAAGGTTCCATAAGAGCATGACTAAACTAAATATAGCAACAATATCAGGTTTTTATGTATTTCATGGAATCGGCTATCCTGTGATAAACATACTACAACAAACAATTATAGCTAAATGACTCTTCCCGTACAAAAATGAGTTGTTCTAAAGCGAATAAAAACAAAAACCAAACATGTTGGTTTCTATCTCCAAGAATAGAAGTAGCTGGAAACTCATTCATACACAACCAGGTTTCCAATGAATCAGCGCCACCTCTTGGTTTCCACAAACACAAGCATCAAATTAGCTGCAactgaaaagaaaatagaaaattagTACATATATATAAAATGTTGGAACATTGATTCATTGATTGAATCGCAGAATAAAAACTGATGGTCGATCAGGTGGCTTCAGAGATCAGAACAAGCAATAGCAAAAGATTATGCTACGTCCACACTAATTGTTTCATTTTATGAAAATAAACAAAAAAGCTCAATTGTTTCAACCTGTGGGGAGTGAAAATAAAATCTTGTGTTAGTCACACATTACTGGCAGGATGTTAAGGCATGAGCAAGCATTGTTAAAGCTAACTGGATCTCTAAAATCAGCAAGCGCACAACAACACAGAGACTACAAGATCGCCTATTAACCGGCCCTTGGAAATGCAAGGCTAGAAATTCCCAACCTATGTGACGTATCGATGTTCACCGTCAGTGTCACTGCATGAATATGGTCTAAGCTGGTTAAGAGTCACAAGACaatggttacattttgtacctgaGACGATGCATCGCTAACACCGTTGAGGAAATGATACTGCGGATTTATCGCCAGGCAAAACGCCGTGTCAAGTGGGTGCATACAACTCTGGTTGTCCATGCAGCCAAGAGGGCTTCCATGGTGAGGCTGGCTGAGGTACGACAACGGAGCACCTGAGGTCTCCAGCGAGAAATGTGGTGGACCACAAGACTGATGTACCTGATCACAAACAGGAACAAAATGTGAGCTAGGGCCCCTCGATCCATACCTGAAACCAAATGTAGTAACATGAAGCGAGCGATCATGTATGTGTGTCCTCACATCTTTAGGGAGGACGTTAGTCAGGCTATTTAAGTCCACCTGGATTCACGGTGGCCAGTTTCATGGACATAATTTAGAACACAAAGATGTCAAGATCAATTTGAAACAGAACACTACACAACATCTGGCTGCTACTGCTTGCCGTGCCCACTAATACAAGTGCCAAAAAACACAATATAATGATGAGATTTAACTTAAATATCAGATAGTGCAGTCTCTTTTAATAAAAAAATAGAAAGCACAATCTGTTTCAAGTATCATAACCACCTAGTGACAATCAGATTGATGAAATAGACATTAATAGTAGTGCGCCCAATAGTTCCTTAATCTATTTTTCAAGTCTGTAAATTTATATGTGTGTAACAGAAATTAAAGCAAGGTTCCCCATTGGagtttgtatatatatatatatatatatatatatatatatatatatatataagtattGCACAGTATAACTTGTTTACTCGTTAATAAGCCATAAGACAAAGAACTTGTGGACTAAGCTTGCTGTGGAGATCGATAGTCCACAAGCTATGTATCTGGACCGGTTAGCCGATCCACCCAATAGCACTTGTGTgcaagtaatccactcaaagtcaGATATATGTTGCAACAAGTGGCTACCAGATAGGAGCAACAGAAACTGAAGCAAAAAACACTAATGGCATGACATGCTCAACCAATGCACTATGAGTTTAAGGGAAATGTCCTAGAGATAGGTGGCCTAGAAAATTTATACATAGGTCACCAGTCTTCCCCAAATGGGAGATCCATCAAAGTAGCAGATCATGGGAACAATTCAAATGAATCAATGATGGAAAAAAATTAGAGGGGTCAACTGTTCGAGATGCAGATCTAATTGGTTCAATGACCAAAAAATGGAAACCTAACAGGCAACAAGAGCTGCAGAAGATACCCCTAATTTATCTTCCAAAGTGCTAGAAGGGAAAGATAAGAATAACCGACATGATAATTATGTTTTGCCATCACTTGAGTCGAGTTTGAAGAGGTCGAGATCATGTGGAGATGGTGCCAACAATAATACAATCAAAGACGAACAATGGAATTGTGTATTAAGACGATCAAATCTGTCAGCTCTTATAAGGTGCAAAACATGGTATCAGTGTCATTAGCGAGTTATGAAAGCAACAGTATGATACGTACTAATAATTACCACTTTTATTGCAAGGTACCATACATCTGTGATTTCCAATCAAGGTGGGATGGGATTGGTAGGTAGCTGTTCGCCGCATGATAACAACTCGGAGGCTATGAAAACAGATTCTATTTATAGCATGAAGTCAAATTCAGATGCCGCACCAAATAAAACAAGGCTATGAAATCGTATTTTAATAATTAGCGAGTTGTTTCTAAAGATATCTAACATACATATTTAGTTGACACATCTATTGGAGGTTCTTGGTACAGCCAAGAGCAAATTTACGTGCAGTGGAAAGAATTGAAATATATGATACACAAAATCCTTAAATTTGAGCATTCTATGTCAGTTGTAACTCAAGTTTGGGACAACCTCAATATTGTTGTAAAATAAAAAAGATGCAAAAGTTGAGGCAAAATCTGCAGTATTTCGTTATTTGCAAGAAGGCCTCGTGAACATTTTTTCCTAATAAAAGTTGATAATTAACCTTAACAAATAGGTTTGATGCTGCCAACTTTTTCAAACAGATTATTTTTACCAAGCGTTGTCTTGCCAACTTTTTCAAACAGATTATTTTTACCAACTGTTGTCTAATCATGATAGGTTTGATATCAACCATGTTTAGACTTCATAATGGATCAAAACAAAGAAAAATAAGCGCAATTTTTTTATTGCGCAATCTAATGTGAATGTTCTCGATACAGAACATGAATATAATGGTAAATAACACGATATTACCATGACTAATCAAATTGATTTGGCCCATCTAGGGTTGAATTGTTTGGTCAAGATGGACTGTTTTCATATTCTGGATTGGTATGCATATTCACAAAAGAATCTATTTCTAATAAAAAAGCTTTTTGAAACCCAACTATTTACCTCATCCTAGTCTCCAAGCTGCGTATATATATTCATGTTGATGTTTGGATTCCTTAATTTGAGCAATTGTAAATTTTCTCCCTACACAACAAGAATTAGGTAAGCAAGAGATTACCACAATCAATTGCAGTCTCAGCTGCTTCAGGTTGCATACGCTGCATCAACCTGCCAGAGTTGTTCTTGTGGTTTAAAGCTCCATTCCTTCTGCCTATGTGCTTTGATTGGCTACTTGGAGTTATCTGAGCATTCGTCTTGCTACCAACATCATCAGTCCCATTACATttccggttctggtcatctttagCACCATTCCTCCTGCTTGAGTGGCTTCTGTGACTTATGTGTGTTTGGGTTGTGACCTTCGCATTGTTAGGCACTCAACATAAGCATCAACAGGTGCTGGCAGCTTTGCAGTTCTCCTTCTGACAGAAACAGGTCGAAGCACATTTTTGTTCTCCAAGTGATCAGTTTGTCCAGGGATGTTGGACTTTCTGTAACCATTTGAAGTTTGCTTTTCAGGATCATCATTCACAGGTTGCATGTTAGACTTTGGTTCAACATAAGGAGACAACATAGTAAGTGCCCTCTCTGGGTCTCCTTGTCCTTTCTGCACCGGGTATCCCAGATCAGCTAAATGTTGCGGTTTATCATGCAAGAAACCATTGTTTGCTTGTTTCTTAGTAGGATTCTTTATGTTTACAACATTCGGCTTAGTATAAGGAGCCTTTTTTCTAGTGTTACCACTAAGAGGAC
Proteins encoded:
- the LOC100191456 gene encoding T-complex protein 1 subunit delta — translated: MAAAAAAAAPSRKTETYTDTKRRDDVRGANIAAARAVADAVRTSLGPRGMDKMICSGDQAQEVIITNDGATILSRMALLQPAARMLAELSRSQDAAAGDGTTTVVVLAGSLLRRAQSLLSAGAHPTAAADALHRLATRAVEILHGMAIPIELSDRESLVKSASTALNSKVVSQYSTLLSPLAVDAALSVVDPAHPDLLDLRDIRIIKKLGGTVDDTELVTGLIFDKKASHAAGGPTRVENAKIAVIQFQISPPKTDIEQSVIVSDYAQMDRILREERNYILGMVKKIKAAGCNVLLIQKSILRDAVTDLSLHYLAKAKILVVKDVERDEMEFITKTLNCLPIANIEHFRTDKLGYADVVEEISVGEGKVVKITGIRDMGRTATVVVRGSNQLVIDEAERSLHDALCVIRCLVNKRFLIAGGGAPEIEMSMQLAAWAKELRGMESYCIKEFADALEVIPYTLAENAGLNPISIVTELRNRHARGEKNAGINVRKGQITNILEENVVQPLLVSTSAITLACECVRMILKIDDIVTVR